A genomic window from Dechloromonas sp. A34 includes:
- the hypD gene encoding hydrogenase formation protein HypD, which yields MKYIDEFRDGEVARGLAEAIRREANPERRYHFMEFCGGHTHAISRYGVSDLLPDNVKMIHGPGCPVCVLPIGRVDQAIRLALENGVTLCTYGDCLRVPASDSLSLLKAKARGGDIRMVYSSADAVALAQKNPDKQVVFFAIGFETTTPPTAVAIKQAATLGLKNFSVLCCHVLTPSAISSILESPEVRQWGTVPLDGFIGPAHVSTIIGSRPYEFFAEEYRKPVVIAGFEPLDVMQAIRMLIRQVNEGRAEVENEFSRAVDRDGNKKAQQLVAEVFEMRKNFEWRGLNILPYSALRIRSQFAEFDAEKRFPLDYQPVPDHKACECGAILRGVKRPQDCKLFGTVCTPENPIGSCMVSSEGACAAHYTYGRYKDV from the coding sequence ATGAAATACATCGACGAATTCCGCGATGGCGAAGTCGCCAGGGGACTGGCCGAGGCCATCCGCCGCGAGGCGAATCCCGAGCGGCGCTACCATTTCATGGAATTCTGCGGCGGCCACACCCACGCCATCTCGCGCTACGGCGTCTCCGACCTGCTGCCCGACAACGTCAAAATGATCCACGGCCCGGGCTGCCCGGTTTGCGTGCTGCCCATCGGCCGCGTCGACCAGGCCATCCGGCTGGCGCTGGAAAATGGCGTCACGCTATGCACCTACGGCGACTGCCTGCGTGTACCGGCTTCCGACAGCCTGTCGTTGTTGAAGGCGAAAGCCCGTGGCGGCGACATCCGCATGGTGTATTCGAGCGCCGATGCCGTAGCACTGGCCCAGAAAAACCCCGACAAACAGGTCGTCTTCTTCGCCATCGGCTTCGAGACGACGACCCCGCCCACTGCCGTAGCGATCAAGCAGGCCGCCACGCTCGGCCTGAAGAATTTCTCGGTGCTCTGCTGCCACGTGCTGACCCCCTCGGCCATTTCGAGCATCCTCGAATCGCCGGAAGTGCGCCAGTGGGGTACCGTGCCGCTCGACGGTTTCATCGGCCCGGCCCACGTGTCGACCATCATCGGCAGCCGGCCCTACGAATTCTTCGCCGAGGAATATAGGAAGCCGGTGGTCATCGCCGGTTTCGAGCCGCTCGACGTCATGCAGGCGATCCGCATGCTGATCCGCCAGGTCAATGAAGGCCGTGCCGAGGTCGAGAACGAGTTTTCGCGCGCCGTCGACCGCGACGGCAACAAGAAGGCGCAGCAACTGGTCGCCGAGGTCTTCGAAATGCGCAAGAATTTCGAATGGCGCGGTTTGAACATACTGCCCTACTCGGCGCTGCGCATTCGCAGCCAGTTCGCCGAATTTGACGCCGAAAAACGCTTCCCGCTCGATTACCAGCCGGTGCCGGATCACAAGGCCTGCGAATGCGGCGCCATCCTGCGCGGCGTCAAGCGGCCGCAGGACTGCAAGCTGTTCGGCACGGTCTGTACGCCGGAAAACCCGATCGGCTCC
- a CDS encoding HypC/HybG/HupF family hydrogenase formation chaperone, whose product MCLAIPARIVELRSDDLAVVDLAGVKKEISLALVDNVVVGDYVIVHVGYALNKLDPEEAAKTLALFAELGQLDAPSAVH is encoded by the coding sequence ATGTGTCTGGCGATACCCGCGCGCATCGTTGAATTGCGCTCCGACGACCTAGCCGTGGTCGATCTGGCCGGCGTCAAAAAGGAAATTTCGCTGGCCCTGGTCGACAACGTCGTGGTCGGCGACTACGTCATCGTCCATGTCGGCTACGCCCTGAACAAGCTCGACCCGGAAGAGGCGGCCAAGACCCTGGCGCTATTCGCCGAACTCGGCCAGCTCGACGCCCCTTCCGCCGTTCATTGA